One window from the genome of Salisaeta longa DSM 21114 encodes:
- the treS gene encoding maltose alpha-D-glucosyltransferase produces the protein MPDRFLDDPLWYKDAVIYELHVRSFNDANDDGFGDFQGLRERLPYLERLGVNTLWLLPFVESPLKDDGYDTSDYTKVLPIHGDLDDFQAFLDEAHARDMRVVTELVLNHTSDQHPWFQEARDPASDKHDWYVWSETEEKYEDVRIIFTDTEDSNWTWDPKAQKYYWHRFFSHQPDLNYDNPAVRETMKEVMFFWLDMGVDGLRLDAVPYLFEREGTNGENLPETIDYVKELRAAIEARYGPGKVLLAEANQWPEDTLPYFGDADAEQSTGVQMAFNFPIMPRMYMALRRENRRPLVEMLEQTRDIPDDAQWAIFLRNHDELTLEMVTDEERDYMYNEYAAEDRFRINVGIRRRLAPLLGGERRRIELMNALLFSLKGSPVVYYGDEIGMGDDPFLGDRNGVRTPMQWSPDRNGGFSRAPHHKLFMPPINRGQYSYEFVNVEDAERDPHSLLHFMRRLITLRQQHKEVFGRGTLALIPVDNQRVLTFVRAHEGEQILVMANLSRFAQSVTVPPHEALAGHAPVELLGQTAFPQFEADEDYHMVLAPHGFYWFKLTPADDLQRESERRRGLRIETGPNGHELPVLRVSEGLQNLLVPTMARDRGPEQLEALLPDFIQKQRWFGGKSSAVDDVYVADAVRLHTNPSIYLSILAVETAEGTSLYTLPLTVARVAEATHVLEDHPTAAVAWIDIEDDGRYLVYDATVNEHFWAVLFQWWQSNSKRRSLKGLYVAEPSEAVAAADPENVRLLTGEQSNTSAIVGDQFFVKLYRRLEEGINPEQELLDHLTSVDFTFAPRLHGTMQFRQGDQRFTLGILQEALPVETDGWNYALDSTTRFLDRVAQTRFPGEARLHTDGTHYGPTDDAVVPVWLEEVAPEMISLARVLGVRTAEMHRALHQGTTEALRPQPADDGTGAALAARIRDEAQATRDLLADRAHDEALRKMSLPQASDWAAALDRIEQLAEIRATPDHIRIHGDYHLGQVLRADGDFYLLDFEGEPARSIAARRQRDNALRDVAGMLRSLEYAVLAAWQDRAALDAAFEPWIDALIQWSDVVFLDAYADTARDAAFLQPKPSRYDVLWAYLFEKALYEVRYELNHRPSWAWLPLRGLNRLLHTEARSAPSASS, from the coding sequence ATGCCTGATCGATTTCTCGACGACCCGCTCTGGTACAAAGACGCCGTCATCTATGAGCTGCACGTCCGCTCATTCAACGATGCCAACGACGACGGATTTGGTGACTTCCAGGGGTTGCGCGAGCGGTTGCCGTACCTGGAGCGCCTGGGCGTAAATACGCTGTGGCTGCTGCCCTTCGTCGAGAGTCCGCTGAAAGACGACGGCTACGACACCTCCGATTACACGAAGGTGCTGCCCATCCACGGCGACCTGGACGACTTCCAAGCCTTCCTGGACGAGGCGCACGCCCGCGACATGCGGGTGGTGACCGAGCTGGTGCTCAACCACACCTCCGACCAGCATCCGTGGTTTCAGGAAGCGCGCGACCCCGCCTCCGACAAGCACGACTGGTACGTGTGGAGCGAGACGGAAGAGAAGTACGAAGATGTACGCATCATCTTTACCGATACCGAGGATTCGAACTGGACGTGGGACCCCAAGGCGCAAAAGTACTACTGGCATCGCTTCTTTAGCCATCAGCCGGACCTTAACTACGACAACCCGGCGGTGCGCGAGACGATGAAGGAGGTGATGTTCTTCTGGCTCGACATGGGCGTCGATGGGTTGCGGCTCGACGCGGTGCCGTACCTGTTCGAGCGCGAAGGCACCAACGGCGAGAACCTGCCCGAAACCATCGATTACGTGAAGGAGCTGCGCGCGGCCATCGAGGCGCGCTACGGGCCCGGCAAGGTGCTGCTGGCCGAGGCCAACCAATGGCCGGAGGACACGCTGCCGTACTTTGGCGATGCCGACGCCGAGCAAAGCACCGGCGTGCAGATGGCGTTCAACTTCCCGATTATGCCGCGCATGTACATGGCCCTGCGGCGCGAAAACCGGCGCCCGCTGGTAGAGATGCTGGAGCAAACCCGCGACATCCCCGACGATGCGCAGTGGGCCATCTTCTTGCGCAACCACGACGAGCTGACGCTCGAAATGGTGACCGACGAGGAGCGCGACTACATGTACAACGAGTACGCTGCCGAAGACCGCTTCCGGATCAACGTGGGCATTCGGCGGCGGCTTGCGCCGTTGCTGGGCGGCGAGCGCCGGCGCATCGAGCTGATGAACGCGCTGCTCTTTTCGCTTAAAGGCAGCCCTGTCGTGTATTACGGTGACGAAATTGGGATGGGCGACGATCCGTTCCTGGGCGACCGCAACGGCGTGCGCACGCCCATGCAGTGGAGCCCCGACCGCAACGGCGGATTCTCGCGGGCGCCGCATCATAAGCTGTTTATGCCGCCCATCAACCGGGGGCAGTACAGCTACGAGTTTGTGAATGTGGAGGATGCCGAGCGCGACCCGCATTCGCTCCTGCACTTTATGCGCCGCCTCATCACGCTGCGTCAGCAGCACAAGGAAGTGTTTGGGCGGGGCACGCTGGCGCTCATTCCGGTCGACAACCAGCGGGTCCTCACGTTTGTGCGGGCGCATGAGGGCGAGCAGATTCTGGTGATGGCCAACCTCTCGCGGTTCGCGCAGTCGGTTACGGTGCCGCCCCACGAGGCGCTGGCCGGACACGCGCCGGTGGAGCTGCTCGGCCAAACGGCCTTTCCCCAATTCGAGGCCGACGAGGACTATCACATGGTGCTGGCGCCGCACGGCTTCTACTGGTTCAAGCTGACGCCGGCGGACGACCTGCAGCGCGAAAGCGAGCGCCGGCGCGGCCTGCGCATCGAGACGGGCCCCAACGGCCACGAGCTGCCGGTGCTGCGGGTAAGCGAAGGGCTGCAGAACTTGCTTGTGCCCACCATGGCCCGCGACCGTGGCCCCGAACAACTCGAAGCGCTCTTGCCCGACTTCATCCAGAAGCAGCGATGGTTTGGCGGCAAAAGCAGCGCGGTCGATGACGTGTACGTGGCCGATGCAGTGCGCCTGCACACCAACCCCTCCATTTACCTCTCCATTCTCGCGGTGGAGACGGCCGAGGGCACGTCGCTGTACACGCTGCCGCTCACGGTGGCGCGCGTGGCCGAGGCCACGCATGTGCTGGAAGACCACCCGACGGCCGCGGTCGCCTGGATCGACATTGAAGACGACGGGCGCTATCTCGTGTACGACGCCACGGTGAACGAGCACTTCTGGGCCGTGCTGTTCCAGTGGTGGCAATCGAACAGCAAGCGCCGCTCCCTGAAGGGCTTGTACGTGGCCGAACCTTCGGAGGCCGTGGCCGCTGCCGATCCCGAGAACGTACGGCTCCTCACCGGCGAGCAAAGCAACACCTCGGCCATCGTAGGCGATCAGTTCTTCGTCAAGCTCTACCGCCGCCTCGAAGAAGGCATCAACCCCGAGCAAGAGCTGCTGGACCACCTGACGTCCGTCGACTTCACGTTTGCGCCGCGGCTGCACGGTACCATGCAGTTCCGCCAGGGCGATCAGCGCTTTACGCTGGGCATCCTGCAGGAGGCGCTGCCGGTGGAGACGGACGGCTGGAATTATGCGCTGGACAGCACCACGCGCTTTCTGGACCGCGTGGCCCAAACGCGCTTCCCGGGCGAGGCCCGCTTGCACACCGATGGCACGCACTACGGCCCAACCGACGACGCGGTGGTGCCGGTGTGGCTGGAGGAGGTGGCCCCCGAAATGATTTCGCTGGCCCGCGTGCTGGGCGTGCGCACTGCCGAGATGCACCGCGCGTTGCACCAAGGCACCACCGAAGCGCTGCGTCCGCAGCCCGCCGATGACGGCACAGGCGCGGCCCTCGCGGCGCGCATCCGCGATGAGGCGCAAGCCACCCGCGACCTGCTCGCCGACCGCGCGCACGACGAGGCGCTGCGCAAAATGTCCCTTCCGCAGGCCTCCGACTGGGCCGCGGCGCTCGATCGCATCGAGCAGCTGGCCGAAATCCGCGCGACCCCCGATCATATTCGCATCCACGGCGACTACCACCTCGGACAGGTGCTGCGCGCCGATGGCGATTTCTACCTCTTGGATTTTGAGGGCGAGCCGGCCCGCTCCATTGCGGCGCGGCGGCAGCGCGACAACGCCCTGCGCGATGTGGCGGGGATGTTGCGTTCGCTGGAGTACGCCGTGCTGGCGGCCTGGCAAGACCGTGCCGCCCTCGACGCGGCCTTCGAGCCGTGGATCGACGCCCTCATCCAGTGGTCCGATGTCGTATTTCTCGACGCCTACGCCGACACCGCGCGCGATGCCGCGTTTTTGCAACCGAAGCCCTCACGCTATGATGTGCTGTGGGCGTACCTCTTTGAGAAGGCCCTCTACGAAGTGCGCTACGAGCTGAACCACCGCCCCTCGTGGGCGTGGCTGCCGCTGCGCGGACTCAACCGCTTGCTGCACACCGAAGCCCGCAGCGCCCCATCGGCCTCGTCGTAA
- a CDS encoding alpha-1,4-glucan--maltose-1-phosphate maltosyltransferase: MSTALEATTMPSDWSRIMITSVHPSVDGGRWPIKRAKGESVHVRAGVIIDSHDVLTVELQHQPPQTTAWTTVRMTPEGNDEFTASFGTHQLGRHAYRVRAWLNRFATWQDQFARRVDGGESEAELASELKAGLDLVARALEASAGQDREMLARYHEQMQDGLYDAALSEELAALVRRYAPHDQETVSDTFEVLVDPVIARSGAWYEFFPRSAGDTPGAHATLDEAAKRLPRIKELGFDIVYLPPVHPIGETNRKGKDNAPTAGPDDPGSPWAIGGPTADGTSGGHKSVHPALGGIEAFDRFVSEAESLGLKVAIDIAFQTSPDHPYVEEHPAWFYHRPDGSIRYAENPPKKYQDVYPINFETDDWPALWQELKSVFEFWIEHGVTIFRVDNPHTKSFAFWEWCLQELRKDTPELIVLSEAFTQPKTMYGLAKLGFNNSYTYFTWRNTKHELEDYARELFHTEVAEFFRPNFWPNTPDILHDYLVHGGRAAHKVRFVLAATLSSAYGVYGPPYEHVFNVQHPDREEYAQNEKYEIRTWNWNDPSSLQPFMQKVNAARAQNPALRQMRTIQFHDTQNLNLLAYTKETADNLVLVVANLDPHHVQEGQVVLPLHELGLPHDQPYDLTDVLHDAHYTWQGAANYVRLDPGHTPVHLFRIARHGHHETQHPVYHRPVHA; encoded by the coding sequence ATGTCCACAGCACTTGAAGCAACAACGATGCCGTCGGATTGGTCGCGCATCATGATTACGTCCGTGCACCCGTCGGTGGATGGCGGGCGCTGGCCCATCAAGCGCGCCAAAGGCGAGTCGGTGCATGTGCGCGCCGGGGTGATCATTGACAGCCACGACGTGCTGACGGTGGAGCTGCAGCATCAGCCGCCGCAGACGACGGCGTGGACGACCGTGCGCATGACGCCGGAGGGCAACGACGAGTTTACGGCGTCGTTTGGTACGCACCAGCTGGGGCGGCATGCCTACCGCGTGCGCGCCTGGCTGAACCGCTTTGCGACGTGGCAGGATCAGTTTGCGCGCCGGGTGGACGGCGGCGAGTCGGAAGCGGAGCTGGCGAGCGAGCTGAAGGCAGGGCTCGATTTGGTGGCGCGGGCGCTGGAGGCAAGCGCGGGCCAAGACCGCGAGATGCTGGCGCGCTACCACGAGCAGATGCAGGACGGCCTGTACGACGCGGCCCTCAGCGAGGAGCTGGCGGCCCTGGTGCGCCGGTACGCGCCGCACGATCAGGAGACGGTGAGCGATACCTTTGAGGTGCTCGTCGATCCGGTGATTGCGCGCTCGGGGGCGTGGTACGAGTTCTTTCCGCGCTCGGCGGGCGACACGCCCGGGGCGCATGCTACGCTGGATGAAGCGGCAAAGCGCCTGCCCCGCATCAAGGAGTTGGGCTTCGACATTGTGTACCTGCCGCCGGTGCATCCCATTGGCGAAACGAATCGCAAGGGCAAAGACAACGCGCCCACCGCGGGCCCCGACGACCCCGGCAGCCCGTGGGCCATTGGCGGACCTACGGCCGACGGCACCTCCGGCGGCCACAAAAGCGTGCACCCGGCCCTGGGCGGCATTGAGGCGTTCGACCGCTTCGTGAGCGAGGCCGAAAGCCTTGGACTGAAAGTGGCCATCGACATTGCCTTCCAAACCTCGCCCGATCACCCGTACGTAGAAGAACACCCCGCGTGGTTTTACCATCGCCCCGACGGCTCCATCCGCTATGCCGAAAATCCGCCGAAGAAGTACCAGGACGTTTACCCCATCAACTTCGAAACCGACGATTGGCCGGCGCTCTGGCAGGAGCTGAAGAGCGTCTTCGAGTTCTGGATTGAACATGGCGTCACCATCTTCCGCGTGGACAACCCGCACACCAAGTCGTTTGCCTTTTGGGAATGGTGCTTGCAGGAGCTACGGAAGGATACGCCCGAACTCATTGTGCTGTCGGAAGCCTTTACGCAGCCGAAGACGATGTACGGGCTGGCCAAGCTCGGCTTCAACAACTCGTACACGTACTTCACGTGGCGCAACACGAAGCACGAGCTGGAAGACTACGCCCGTGAGCTCTTTCATACCGAAGTGGCCGAGTTCTTCCGGCCCAATTTTTGGCCCAACACGCCCGACATCCTGCACGATTATCTGGTGCACGGCGGCCGCGCGGCTCACAAGGTGCGCTTTGTGCTGGCGGCTACGCTGTCGAGCGCCTACGGCGTGTACGGCCCGCCCTACGAACACGTGTTCAACGTGCAGCACCCCGACCGCGAGGAGTACGCACAGAACGAGAAGTACGAGATTCGCACCTGGAACTGGAACGACCCGTCGTCGCTGCAGCCGTTCATGCAGAAGGTAAACGCGGCCCGCGCGCAGAACCCGGCGCTCCGCCAGATGCGCACCATCCAGTTTCATGACACTCAAAACCTGAACCTGCTGGCCTACACCAAAGAAACGGCCGACAACCTCGTGCTGGTGGTGGCCAACCTCGACCCGCACCATGTCCAAGAGGGCCAGGTGGTGCTGCCGCTGCATGAGCTAGGCCTGCCGCACGATCAGCCGTACGACCTGACCGACGTGCTGCACGACGCCCACTACACGTGGCAGGGCGCTGCAAATTATGTGCGCCTCGATCCGGGCCACACCCCGGTGCACCTGTTTCGGATTGCCCGGCACGGCCATCATGAAACGCAGCATCCGGTGTATCATCGCCCCGTGCACGCATAA
- a CDS encoding phasin family protein: protein MSTQETKQKQTNQLPQELSNVTKELSGRAREVWLAGLGALSRLEEEGDKVFKSLVERGKTYEGKRRNQIDDVANDLRKQQETISKNVTESVNKTTETVSKAVNETLTGALGRLGVPTRDEVQGLSEKVGALSKKLDDLSALLDAQAAAQDATTTVYHVIPHEDGWAVKRESAEQAAGVYDTKKEAVDAARSVAKKHAPSELIVHKQDRSVQETFSYDGDDA, encoded by the coding sequence ATGAGCACGCAAGAAACCAAACAGAAGCAAACGAATCAGCTGCCGCAAGAATTGTCGAACGTGACGAAGGAGCTGAGCGGCCGCGCCCGTGAGGTATGGCTGGCGGGCCTCGGTGCCCTGTCGCGCCTCGAAGAAGAGGGCGACAAGGTGTTTAAGTCGCTGGTCGAACGCGGCAAAACCTACGAAGGCAAGCGCCGCAACCAAATTGATGACGTGGCCAACGACCTGCGCAAGCAGCAGGAGACCATCAGCAAGAACGTGACCGAAAGCGTCAACAAGACCACCGAGACGGTGAGCAAAGCCGTCAACGAAACGCTTACCGGTGCGCTGGGCCGCCTGGGCGTCCCGACGCGCGACGAGGTGCAGGGGCTCTCGGAGAAGGTGGGCGCGCTTTCGAAGAAGCTCGACGACCTGTCGGCGCTCCTGGACGCGCAAGCCGCGGCGCAGGATGCCACGACGACGGTGTACCACGTCATTCCGCACGAAGACGGCTGGGCCGTGAAGCGTGAGTCGGCGGAGCAAGCCGCGGGCGTGTACGACACGAAGAAGGAAGCAGTGGATGCCGCCCGCTCCGTTGCGAAGAAGCACGCGCCCAGTGAGCTGATCGTGCACAAGCAAGATCGCTCGGTGCAGGAGACCTTCTCCTACGACGGCGACGATGCCTAA
- the glgX gene encoding glycogen debranching protein GlgX, protein MEEFVAEQRVDTVSSPRGLRIRPGKPYPRGSMWDGIGVNFALHSAHAEKVELLLFDHKDATEPSFVFELPERTGPIWHGYLVNLRPGQLYGYRVYGPYDPAHGHRFNPNKVLLDPYAKAIGRPLRWDDSLFGYDVSDEEQKDLSFSTTDSAPYAPLAAVVEETFSWGNDRSPAIPWEETIIYETHVKGITQRHPEVPEPLRGTYLGLASEPIIDHLQNLGITTVQLLPVHAKLQDRHLLKKGLRNYWGYNTMAYFAPEPEYSTNGPITAVRDFKMMVRALHDAGLEVIIDVVYNHTCEGHQMGPTLSLRGIDNRTYYKLNPDDKRFYMDYTGTGNTLDPGDPYVLQLIMDSLRYWVNEMHVDGFRFDLASALARELYDINMLAPFFKIVQQDPVLSQVKLIAEPWDVGPGGYQVGGFPWQWAEWNGRYRDAVRRFWRGDGGLQGEIATRVSGSSDLYERSGRRPFASVNFITAHDGFSLQDLVSYERKHNEANGENNRDGHNDNLSTNCGVEGPSDDPDVVACRERRKRSLIATLLLSQGVPMLLGGDELSHTRGGNNNPYCQDNEVTWYDWDLDAREEKFLTFVQRLTAFRKAHPSFHRRHFLTAGDEVEGPGDALWWHPDGREMSDADWNDGGLRCFGFLLRGHIADTNTRGEPVRDDTFLVLMNQGDAPVTVTLPSETHDDDPVCEAWTVIDELTEMVRNKTRCVAGGTLTLHPHSVTALRAER, encoded by the coding sequence ATGGAAGAATTTGTTGCTGAACAACGCGTGGACACGGTCTCCTCCCCGCGCGGATTGCGCATTCGTCCCGGAAAACCCTATCCGCGCGGCTCCATGTGGGACGGCATTGGGGTCAACTTTGCGCTGCATAGCGCACATGCCGAAAAGGTGGAATTGTTGCTGTTCGATCATAAAGATGCAACCGAGCCCTCGTTCGTGTTTGAGTTGCCCGAGCGGACCGGCCCCATCTGGCACGGCTATCTCGTGAACCTGCGCCCCGGACAGCTATACGGCTACCGCGTGTACGGCCCGTACGATCCGGCCCACGGCCACCGCTTCAACCCAAACAAGGTACTGCTCGACCCCTACGCCAAGGCCATTGGGCGCCCGCTGCGCTGGGACGACAGCCTCTTTGGCTACGACGTATCGGACGAGGAGCAAAAAGACCTGTCGTTTAGCACGACCGACAGCGCCCCCTACGCGCCGCTCGCGGCGGTTGTGGAGGAGACCTTCTCGTGGGGCAACGACCGCTCGCCTGCCATCCCGTGGGAGGAGACGATCATCTACGAGACGCACGTCAAGGGCATCACGCAGCGCCACCCCGAGGTGCCCGAGCCCCTGCGCGGCACGTACCTGGGCCTGGCCTCCGAGCCCATCATCGACCATCTCCAAAATCTTGGCATCACCACGGTGCAGTTGCTTCCGGTGCACGCGAAGCTGCAAGACCGGCATCTGCTCAAAAAGGGGCTGCGCAACTACTGGGGCTACAACACGATGGCCTACTTTGCGCCCGAGCCCGAGTACTCCACCAACGGCCCCATCACCGCGGTGCGCGACTTCAAGATGATGGTGCGCGCCCTGCACGACGCCGGGCTTGAGGTCATCATCGACGTGGTGTACAACCACACGTGCGAGGGCCATCAGATGGGGCCTACGCTTTCGCTGCGCGGCATCGACAACCGCACGTACTACAAGCTAAATCCCGATGACAAGCGGTTCTACATGGATTACACCGGCACGGGCAACACGCTCGATCCCGGCGATCCGTACGTCCTGCAGCTCATCATGGACAGCCTGCGCTACTGGGTGAACGAGATGCACGTGGACGGCTTCCGCTTTGATCTTGCGTCGGCCCTGGCGCGCGAGCTCTACGACATCAACATGCTGGCGCCGTTCTTCAAGATCGTGCAGCAGGATCCGGTGCTCAGCCAGGTGAAGCTGATTGCCGAACCGTGGGACGTGGGGCCGGGCGGCTACCAGGTGGGCGGCTTTCCGTGGCAATGGGCCGAGTGGAACGGCCGCTACCGCGATGCGGTGCGTCGCTTTTGGCGCGGCGACGGCGGGCTGCAGGGCGAAATTGCTACGCGCGTGTCGGGGTCGAGCGACCTCTACGAGCGCTCGGGGCGCCGGCCGTTTGCCTCCGTCAACTTCATTACGGCCCATGACGGCTTTTCGCTGCAGGACCTGGTGAGCTACGAGCGGAAGCACAACGAGGCCAACGGCGAGAACAACCGCGACGGCCACAACGACAACCTCAGCACCAACTGCGGCGTGGAAGGACCGAGCGACGATCCCGACGTGGTTGCGTGCCGCGAGCGCCGCAAACGCAGCCTCATTGCTACGCTGCTCCTCTCGCAGGGCGTGCCCATGCTACTGGGTGGCGACGAACTGTCGCACACGCGCGGCGGCAACAACAATCCGTACTGCCAGGACAACGAGGTGACGTGGTACGACTGGGACCTGGATGCCCGCGAGGAGAAGTTTCTGACGTTTGTGCAGCGCCTCACTGCCTTCCGGAAGGCACATCCTAGCTTTCACCGGCGGCACTTTCTTACGGCGGGGGATGAAGTAGAAGGCCCCGGCGATGCCCTCTGGTGGCACCCCGACGGCCGCGAGATGTCCGACGCCGACTGGAACGACGGCGGGCTGCGCTGCTTCGGCTTCTTGCTGCGCGGCCACATCGCCGACACCAACACGCGCGGCGAACCCGTACGCGACGACACATTCCTCGTGCTCATGAACCAGGGCGACGCCCCCGTCACCGTCACGTTGCCTTCCGAAACGCACGACGACGACCCCGTCTGCGAGGCGTGGACCGTCATCGACGAGCTCACCGAAATGGTGCGCAACAAAACGCGCTGCGTGGCGGGCGGCACCCTAACGCTGCATCCGCATAGCGTCACGGCCCTGCGGGCTGAACGCTAG
- the clpB gene encoding ATP-dependent chaperone ClpB: MNLQKFTVKAQEAVQKATEIAASAHHQGVAPAHLLEAFVGDPESIATSILRRLGASVEALRQTAEAEREKLPTVTGASATGQYLSEDLKKVFDRARAEADVIGDEYVSTEHLLIGLVEGKNAIGDALRAQGATKDKIMQVLGDVRGGQSADDPHAESRYEALDRFARDLNDLARQGKIDPVIGRDQEIRRVLQILSRRTKNNPILVGEAGVGKTAIAEGIATRIVHGDVPESMQTKRIVALDMGALIAGAKYRGEFEDRLKAVVKEVSGSDGELILFIDEIHTLVGAGAAEGAMDAANILKPALARGELRAIGATTLDEYRKHFEKDRALERRFQKVIIDEPSVEDTVSILRGLKERYEVHHGVRIQDSALVAAADLSERYISDRFLPDKAIDLIDEAAAQLRIEIDSMPAALDQLERDIRQLEIEREAVKRDEDDEKLNDINRQIADLEDERDALKTRWREEKDLIQTVRRAKEQMDKLRVEAENLEREGKYDRVAEIRYGEIPELEQEAEAANEKLQAIQEDGALLKEEIEGEDIAEIVARWTGIPVSRMMESERQKLLRMEEELSKRVVGQPEAIKAVADAVRRGRAGLQEESRPIGSFIFLGTTGVGKTELAKSLAAFLFNDEDAMVRIDMSEYQERHTASRLIGAAPGYVGYEEGGQLTEAVRRRPYSVVLLDEIEKAHPEIFNVLLQMLDDGRLTDNQGRTVDFTNTIIIMTSNMGSEVISERMELASDDGHLSDAEQQKLEEEVLALLKKRLRPEFLNRIDDIVMFRSLGREEIREIVEIQFNRIAKIAAKSHDLTLTLTDEAKDWLAERGYDPAFGARPLKRVMQRQVSNPLAEELLSGWIADGDTVRIAYDASADGLTFETVKPEAAAAPATNGTPHG; this comes from the coding sequence ATGAACCTGCAAAAGTTTACCGTTAAGGCGCAGGAAGCTGTGCAGAAAGCGACCGAAATTGCGGCGTCGGCCCATCACCAAGGGGTGGCGCCCGCTCACCTGTTGGAGGCGTTCGTGGGCGATCCCGAGAGCATTGCAACGTCCATTTTGCGGCGCCTGGGCGCTTCGGTGGAGGCGTTGCGGCAAACAGCCGAGGCCGAGCGCGAGAAACTGCCCACCGTTACCGGCGCTAGCGCGACGGGGCAGTACCTGAGCGAGGACCTCAAGAAGGTGTTCGACCGGGCCCGCGCCGAGGCCGATGTCATTGGCGACGAATACGTATCGACCGAGCATCTGCTCATTGGCCTGGTGGAAGGCAAAAACGCCATCGGCGACGCGCTGCGCGCGCAGGGCGCCACGAAGGACAAGATCATGCAGGTGCTAGGCGATGTGCGCGGCGGGCAGAGCGCCGACGATCCGCATGCGGAAAGCCGCTACGAGGCGCTCGACCGCTTCGCGCGCGACCTCAACGACCTGGCGCGTCAGGGCAAGATTGACCCGGTCATTGGGCGCGATCAGGAGATCCGGCGCGTGCTGCAAATCTTGAGCCGCCGCACCAAGAACAACCCGATCTTGGTGGGCGAAGCCGGCGTGGGCAAAACAGCGATCGCCGAAGGCATCGCCACGCGCATTGTGCACGGCGATGTGCCCGAGAGCATGCAGACGAAGCGCATCGTGGCGCTCGACATGGGGGCGCTCATCGCGGGCGCCAAGTACCGCGGCGAGTTTGAGGATCGCCTGAAGGCCGTTGTCAAGGAAGTGAGCGGCTCCGACGGCGAGCTCATCCTGTTTATCGACGAGATCCATACCCTTGTGGGCGCCGGTGCGGCCGAAGGCGCGATGGATGCGGCCAACATCCTGAAGCCCGCGCTGGCCCGCGGCGAACTGCGCGCCATTGGCGCCACCACGCTCGACGAGTACCGCAAGCACTTTGAGAAGGATCGCGCCCTGGAGCGCCGCTTCCAAAAGGTCATCATCGACGAGCCCTCGGTAGAGGACACCGTCTCCATTCTGCGTGGCCTAAAGGAGCGCTACGAGGTGCACCACGGGGTGCGCATTCAGGACAGTGCGCTCGTGGCCGCGGCCGACCTGAGCGAGCGCTACATCTCGGACCGTTTCCTGCCGGATAAGGCCATCGACCTGATCGACGAGGCCGCCGCGCAGCTCCGCATCGAAATCGACTCGATGCCTGCCGCGCTCGACCAGCTGGAGCGCGACATCCGGCAGCTGGAGATTGAGCGCGAGGCGGTGAAGCGCGATGAGGACGACGAGAAGCTCAACGATATCAACCGGCAGATTGCCGATCTCGAAGACGAGCGCGATGCCCTCAAGACGCGCTGGAGAGAGGAAAAAGACCTGATCCAGACCGTGCGCCGCGCGAAGGAGCAGATGGACAAGCTCCGCGTCGAGGCAGAAAATCTGGAGCGGGAAGGCAAGTACGATCGCGTCGCCGAAATCCGGTACGGCGAAATTCCGGAATTGGAGCAGGAGGCTGAAGCCGCCAACGAAAAACTGCAAGCCATTCAGGAAGACGGTGCGCTCCTCAAAGAAGAGATTGAAGGCGAAGACATTGCCGAAATTGTGGCGCGCTGGACGGGCATCCCCGTCAGCCGCATGATGGAGAGCGAGCGCCAGAAGCTGCTTCGCATGGAGGAGGAGCTCTCGAAGCGCGTGGTGGGCCAGCCCGAGGCCATCAAAGCCGTTGCGGATGCGGTGCGCCGCGGGCGCGCAGGGCTGCAGGAAGAATCGCGGCCCATCGGCTCGTTCATCTTTTTGGGCACCACAGGCGTCGGCAAAACGGAGCTCGCGAAGAGTCTAGCGGCGTTCTTGTTTAACGACGAGGACGCGATGGTGCGCATCGACATGAGCGAGTACCAGGAGCGCCACACGGCCAGCCGCCTGATTGGCGCGGCCCCCGGCTACGTGGGCTACGAGGAGGGCGGCCAGCTCACCGAAGCGGTGCGGCGGCGGCCCTACTCGGTGGTGCTGCTCGACGAGATTGAGAAGGCGCATCCCGAGATCTTCAACGTGCTGCTGCAGATGCTGGACGACGGCCGCCTGACGGACAACCAGGGCCGCACGGTCGACTTCACCAACACCATCATCATCATGACGAGCAACATGGGCTCGGAGGTCATCTCGGAGCGTATGGAGCTGGCATCGGACGATGGGCACCTGTCGGACGCCGAGCAGCAGAAGCTGGAAGAAGAAGTGCTGGCCCTGCTGAAGAAGCGGCTGCGTCCGGAGTTTTTGAACCGGATCGACGACATTGTGATGTTCCGCTCGCTGGGCCGCGAAGAGATCCGCGAGATCGTGGAGATTCAGTTCAACCGCATTGCGAAGATTGCGGCGAAGAGCCACGACCTCACGCTTACGCTCACCGACGAGGCCAAGGATTGGTTGGCCGAGCGCGGCTACGATCCGGCGTTTGGGGCGCGCCCGCTGAAGCGCGTCATGCAGCGCCAGGTCTCCAATCCCCTGGCCGAGGAGCTGCTAAGCGGCTGGATTGCAGACGGCGACACGGTGCGCATTGCCTACGACGCGAGCGCCGATGGGCTAACGTTTGAGACCGTGAAGCCCGAAGCGGCTGCGGCCCCCGCCACGAACGGCACCCCGCACGGTTGA